From Rhinatrema bivittatum chromosome 5, aRhiBiv1.1, whole genome shotgun sequence, the proteins below share one genomic window:
- the NEFM gene encoding neurofilament medium polypeptide, whose product MSYTLETLGNPSYRRMTETRTSYSRTSGSPSSGFRSQSWSRSSPSTVSSSYKRANLAAAAPRGYGSAALSSSDSLDFSQSSAANGDLKYARASEKEQLQGLNDRFAGYIDKVHCLEQQNRAIEGEIRALRQKQVTHAQLGDVYEQEIRELRALLEQVNHEKAQLQLDADHAEEDAQRLRERCEEEMRLRDDTEAAARALRKDIEDASLAKVELDKKVQSLQDEVAFLRGNHEEEVGELLAQVQASRVTVERKDYLKADISSALKEIRSQLECRSDKNLQQAEDWFQCRYARLTEAAEQNREAIKSAKEEIAEYRRQLQSKSVELESARGTKESLERQINDIEERHNHDLASYQDTIQQLDNELRGTKWEMARHLREYQDLLNVKMALDIEIAAYRKLLEGEETRFSAFSGSIGSPSFSHRQPAVTIASSKVQRSKAEPPKLKVQHKFVEEIIEETKVEDERSEMDAALAAMAEELARCAPGRKKPEREEVVEEEIVAAVEASVKASREAAEEEEEAAEGAGEEAEAEEESDKEGREAEQEAEEGEGEEGAEAEAAEEAAEEEEEEEAEGETEEAAAEEKIVKGQDSVPEEEAEAEGETEGEEKKGDDEEEEEEESGEKEESEEQEEGKAEGKEASSEEQELAAAEEEEKEEEEGEAAEEEAEVDEKEEDAAEEEDTSEKEAAGSPVEGQQEAEEIIPSTKAVKVGSKKEVTKEEEEEEETVEGEEDEERKETGKEDTAVNGDIEHEEEEEEEESPKRKVEEEDKGVVTNGVDDSPSEEKESSGKREETETIIVTKKVEKITSGGGDGSTKYITKSVTVTEKVEEHEETVQEKMVSTKKVETITSRAVVKGANDTD is encoded by the exons ATGAGCTACACTCTGGAAACGTTAGGCAACCCCTCTTACAGGAGGATGACGGAGACCAGGACCAGTTACAGCCGGACCAGCGGCTCCCCGTCCAGCGGCTTTCGGTCGCAGTCGTGGTCCCGCAGCAGCCCCAGCACCGTCTCCTCCTCCTACAAGCGCGCCAACCTGGCCGCCGCCGCCCCCCGGGGCTACGGCTCGGCCGCCCTCAGCTCCTCGGACAGCCTGGACTTCAGCCAGTCCTCCGCCGCCAACGGCGACCTCAAGTACGCGCGGGCCAGCGAGAAGGAGCAGCTGCAGGGGCTCAACGACCGCTTCGCCGGCTACATCGACAAGGTGCACTGCCTGGAGCAGCAGAACCGGGCGATCGAGGGCGAGATCCGGGCGCTGCGGCAGAAGCAGGTCACGCACGCGCAGCTGGGCGACGTCTACGAGCAGGAGATCCGCGAGCTGCGGGCGCTGCTCGAGCAGGTGAACCACGAGAAGGCGCAGCTGCAGCTGGACGCCGACCACGCCGAGGAGGACGCGCAGCGCCTGCGGGAGCGCTGCGAGGAGGAGATGCGGCTGCGCGACGACACGGAGGCCGCCGCGCGGGCGCTGCGGAAGGACATCGAGGACGCCTCGCTGGCCAAGGTGGAGCTGGACAAGAAGGTGCAGTCCCTGCAGGACGAGGTGGCCTTCCTGCGCGGCAACCACGAGGAGGAGGTGGGCGAGCTCCTGGCGCAGGTGCAGGCCTCCCGGGTGACGGTGGAGAGGAAGGACTACCTCAAGGCGGACATCTCCTCGGCCCTGAAGGAGATCCGCTCGCAGCTCGAGTGCCGCTCCGACAAGAACCTGCAGCAAGCCGAGGACTGGTTCCAGTGCCGCTACGCCAGGCTCACGGAGGCGGCGGAGCAGAACAGGGAGGCCATCAAGTCGGCCAAGGAAGAGATCGCCGAGTACCGGCGGCAGCTGCAGTCCAAGAGCGTGGAGCTGGAGTCGGCCAGAGGGACCAAGGAGTCCCTGGAGAGGCAAATCAATGACATCGAAGAGCGCCACAACCACGACCTTGCCAGCTACCAG GATACGATTCAGCAGCTGGACAATGAATTGAGGGGTACAAAATGGGAGATGGCACGTCATTTGAGGGAGTACCAGGACCTCCTGAATGTCAAGATGGCTCTGGATATTGAAATTGCTGCATACAG GAAATTGCTGGAAGGGGAAGAGACGAGATTCAGCGCCTTTTCCGGTAGCATTGGCAGCCCTTCCTTCTCCCACCGGCAGCCCGCGGTCACGATAGCATCCAGCAAAGTGCAGAGGTCAAAGGCCGAGCCCCCGAAACTGAAAGTTCAGCACAAGTTCGTGGAAGAGATTATCGAAGAGACGAAAGTGGAGGATGAGCGATCCGAGATGGACGCTGCCCTGGCAGCCATGGCCGAAGAGCTGGCGAGGTGCGCCCCCGGGAGAAAGAAGCCCGAAAGAGAGGAAGTAGTCGAGGAGGAGATTGTGGCCGCGGTCGAAGCATCGGTCAAAGCCTCGCGTGAGGCtgccgaggaggaggaggaggccgcggaaggagcaggagaagaggcggaagcagaggaggaatccgataaggaagggagggaggctgAGCAGGAAGCCGAGGAGGGAGAGGGCGAGGAGGGAGCGGAGGCTGAAGCCGCCGAggaagcagcagaggaggaggaggaggaggaagctgaggGGGAAACCGAGGAAGCCGCAGCAGAGGAAAAGATTGTGAAAGGGCAAGATTCTGTGCCCGAGGAAGAGGCTGAAGCTGAGGGAGAAACAGAAGGTGAGGAAAAGAAGGGAGATgacgaggaagaagaagaagaggaatccGGCGAaaaggaggagagtgaggagcaagaggagggcaaggcagaaggaAAGGAAGCCTCTTCAGAGGAGCAGGAATTGGCcgctgcagaggaggaggagaaggaagaggaagagggggaggcagctgaagaagaggctgAGGTAGATGAAAAGGAAGAGGacgcagcagaagaggaggacacTTCTGAAAAAGAGGCGGCAGGATCCCCAGTAGAAGGTCAACAAGAGGCAGAAGAAATTATCCCTAGTACCAAAGCCGTGAAGGTTGGTTCCAAAAAAGAAGTcaccaaggaggaggaggaggaggaggaaacagtggaAGGAGAGGAGGATGAAGAGCGGAAAgaaactgggaaggaagacaCGGCCGTTAATGGGGACATTGAGCacgaggaggaagaggaggaggaggaatcccCAAAAAGGAAAGTGGAGGAAGAAGACAAGGGTGTGGTCACTAACGGGGTGGATGACAGCCCATCAGAGGAAAAGGAGAGTAGCGGGAAGCGAGAGGAGACAGAGACCATCATAGTCACCAAGAAAGTGGAGAAAATAACGAGTGGAGGCGGGGATGGTTCCACCAAATACATCACCAAGTCCGTAACAGTCACTGAGAAAGTGGAGGAACACGAAGAAACTGTCCAGGAGAAGATGGTGTCTACTAAGAAGGTAGAAACAATCACATCCCGGGCCGTGGTAAAGGGGGCGAATGACACCGACTGA